The bacterium genome includes a region encoding these proteins:
- a CDS encoding polymer-forming cytoskeletal protein, which produces MGFFNKDEKKQDSQTGSKKEQTASQVRKPEARPMVKGNMKANVKSQGDVPVAGGESIIAEGTVVNGDIQSDRTVIVYGIVKGKVHIQSDLIVAESGLVEADVNAENVSIAGRKKGRTEARNLFELKKTGTIEGEIVAKSVKIDEGGRVIGKINMQTGSPQATKQIGEAEIKKKKEFLRGDANPIPEKNGGA; this is translated from the coding sequence ATGGGATTTTTCAACAAGGACGAGAAGAAGCAGGATTCTCAAACTGGTTCAAAAAAAGAGCAAACTGCCTCACAAGTGCGTAAGCCCGAGGCGAGACCAATGGTCAAAGGAAACATGAAAGCAAACGTTAAGAGTCAAGGTGACGTGCCTGTCGCTGGTGGCGAGTCGATCATAGCCGAGGGGACGGTGGTGAACGGCGACATTCAGAGCGACAGAACCGTCATTGTTTACGGTATCGTAAAGGGCAAGGTGCATATCCAGAGCGACCTCATAGTGGCCGAGTCTGGGCTGGTCGAGGCGGATGTGAACGCGGAGAACGTCTCGATAGCCGGTCGGAAGAAGGGCCGGACCGAGGCGAGGAACCTCTTTGAGCTTAAGAAGACAGGAACGATAGAAGGCGAGATCGTGGCCAAGAGCGTCAAGATCGACGAGGGCGGGCGCGTGATCGGTAAGATCAACATGCAGACCGGCTCACCGCAGGCGACGAAACAGATCGGCGAGGCAGAGATCAAAAAGAAGAAGGAGTTTTTGCGAGGCGATGCCAATCCGATTCCTGAGAAGAATGGAGGTGCTTGA
- the prmC gene encoding peptide chain release factor N(5)-glutamine methyltransferase, with protein MPIRRTPQTVAEAVRWTSSALSRADVQQPRLDAELIVSHCLGLDRSVLPMRSQETLSDAQLQQVRRLAKRRQNREPIQYILGHWEFWSIDLVVKEGALIPRPETETLVEAAIQELKGSSGLAPSARPLIIDIGTGSGAIAIALAAELSGECRIVATDISRAALAVAEANVSRIGLQHTVALVCCDMADALSPEAFAQRVELIVCNPPYIRSQDLKRLQPEISQFEPAIALDGGASGLDFYPRLIETAAGLLKRGGALVCEIAPDMPPAIRDMQQAMRDRMSEPRFVADLSGRRRAAVFHRLK; from the coding sequence ATGCCAATCCGAAGGACGCCACAAACTGTTGCCGAAGCAGTGCGCTGGACCTCATCAGCCCTCTCGCGCGCAGACGTACAGCAACCGCGCCTCGACGCGGAGCTAATCGTCTCGCATTGTCTTGGCCTTGACCGCTCGGTCCTGCCTATGAGATCGCAGGAGACCCTCAGCGATGCACAGCTTCAACAAGTAAGGCGACTCGCCAAGCGCCGGCAGAACCGCGAGCCGATACAGTACATTCTTGGTCATTGGGAGTTCTGGTCAATCGACCTCGTGGTCAAAGAGGGCGCTCTCATCCCCCGTCCAGAGACCGAGACCCTTGTTGAGGCAGCAATACAGGAGCTAAAGGGCAGTTCTGGCCTCGCGCCCTCGGCCCGTCCTCTCATAATAGATATAGGCACGGGGTCGGGCGCCATCGCCATCGCGCTTGCCGCGGAGCTAAGCGGCGAGTGCAGGATCGTGGCGACCGACATCTCACGGGCCGCGCTTGCCGTTGCAGAGGCGAACGTGTCCCGCATTGGCTTGCAGCACACAGTTGCCCTTGTCTGCTGCGATATGGCGGACGCTCTCTCGCCAGAAGCATTTGCCCAAAGAGTGGAACTGATCGTCTGCAACCCGCCCTACATTCGCTCCCAAGACCTCAAGAGGCTTCAGCCAGAGATCTCGCAATTTGAGCCAGCAATTGCTCTTGACGGAGGCGCATCGGGGCTGGACTTCTATCCGCGATTGATAGAGACGGCGGCGGGGCTGCTCAAGAGAGGCGGAGCGCTGGTCTGCGAAATCGCACCTGATATGCCCCCGGCCATCAGGGACATGCAGCAGGCGATGCGCGATAGAATGAGCGAGCCGCGTTTCGTGGCCGATCTCTCTGGCCGCAGGCGCGCGGCAGTGTTTCACCGATTGAAGTGA